TACCTTAATCGTTATTCCTGTTGCTTATAGCTTGTTTGCTCGTAATAGTAGCTCACCAGAAGCGGTCGCTAAGCAGTTAGAGATAGAGTTAAAAGAAGGCTAATCACGTTCAACATTGATTCGTTATCCTTGATTCGTAATCACTGATACAACCTGAAATCAGGATATATAAAAAAGCCAGTCATTGAAGTGACTGGCTTTTTTGTTTCAATTATTTACGAGGAGCAAACTTGGCTTTATCGAGGCATTTAAACTGAAAACGGAATGGTAGCGCTGGAGTTAATTACTAATGGAATACGTATTATTATGCCGTTTCATCTAGCAGTGCAAAGTTCAAAGTTCAAAGTGCAAAGTACCGTTTAGCCAACTACCTAAGGGCGCAGAATAAGGCAGGTCGCTGTAGCGGTAGCGAGTAACTTACCTGCTTCAGTGGTTAAAGTGCCTTCAGATATGCCTAACGATTTTGATAAGTTCATTAAGCTCCCTTTGGCGATCAATCGCTGGTTTTGTGGCACAGGCCGAACCATTTTAATGTTCAAATCAATGGTTGAATAACTGACACCTGCTGGGAGTGATGAATGAACCGCGCAGGCTGTTACTGTGTCCATGACTGTCGCTGCAAAGCCACCGTGTACGCCGCCCATCGGGTTTAAATGACGATCATCTGCATGGGCTTCAAACGTTACTGCGCCTTCACTGACCTCGATAGCTTTCATCGGTATGGTTTGCGTTATTGACGGGGCAGGTATGTCGCCATTAAGCATGGCTTGCATCAGTTGTAATCCGGTGAGTTGTTTCATTATTATCCTTGAGCGATAGCATCAATTTTTAGCGATAAAAAAGGGTAAAGCTTGCGCTTTACCCTTTTTATTTTAGGTTTTAACCTAGCAGCTAGGCTGCTTTTTCTTGCTTAGCTTTAGGTGCTAGTTGCGCACGAAGCTCATCGGTATCGAAATCATCAACGTTAATTGATTTTAAGCGACCAATTTCAGCTCGTTCAAGTAAAGCGATTTCGCTGTCGCTTAACACACCAAGCGCTTTACCTTCAGCAGCAACTTTATCTAACCACATAAATGGCAGACGCTTACCCGCAGCTTTACAGACTTTGTCGTACAGTGGCTCTGCGGCAAGGATATCTTTAAACGTTTGTTCTTGGATACCTACAGCATTGAACTCAGATGCAGTCCAGAACTGGCCTTTACCTAAACGGTCACGACTAGCACAAGGAGTTTGCATTATCTTAGCCACTTTGTGATCTAATACATCACTAGGGCGCTTAATTGGACGACCGAATGGGAAGATAACGGCGCGAAGTGCAATGCCTAAACCCATTGGGAAGTTGTTCAGTAAGTCATCTAACGAATCTTGTAACTTGTACAACGAATCTTCAACAGCCCATTGAACTAAAGGTAAATCTTCAGTTAAACGACCATCATCTTCATAACGTTTTAGCGTTGCAGAAGTCAGGTATAGCTGGCTCAATAAATCACCTAAACGAGCAGAAATACGTTCTTTACGTTTTAGGTTTCCACCCAGTGTAGCCATCGCTAAGTCAGATAATAATGCTAAGTTAGCACTGAAACGGTTCATCTGTTGATAGTAACGCTTGGTTTTATCTGAGTAAGGGCTATTCGAGAAACGAGATGAGGTTATGCCCATCCAGAAGCTACGAATGAAGTTAGACGTTGCAAAGCCAATATGACCAAAGATAGCCGCGTCGAAGTTAGCTAAACCACGATTTGCATCAGTATCAAAAGCTGACTCCATTTCGGCCAATACATACGGATGACAGCGAATTGCGCCTTGTCCATAAATGATCATTGAGCGAGTTAGAATATTTGCACCTTCTACAGTAATCGCAATCGGTGCAGCTTGATAGCCACGGCCTAAGTAGTTATTCGGCCCTAGACACACACCTTTACCACCGTGTATGTCCATTGCATCAATGATACATTTTTGCATTCTATCGGTTAAATGGAATTTAACGATAGCTGAAACAACCGATGGCTTTTCGCCTAAATCGATAGCAGTAGTGGTTAATGTTGCCACTGCATCCATAAGGTAAGCATTACCGCCTATACGTGCCATTGGCTCTTCGATGCCTTCTAACTTACCGATAGGTAATTTAAATTGACGACGAATACGTGCATAAGCACCCGTAGCAACAGCGGCAGTTTTAACGCCACCAGCTGAGTTTGACGGTAAGGTAATACCACGACCTACAGATAGACACTCAACCAACATTCTCCAACCTTGGCCTGCCATTTCTGGGCCACCAATAATGAAGCTTAGTGGTACGAACACTTCGTTACCGCGTGTTGGACCATTTTGGAACATACAGTTCAATGGGAAATGACGACGTCCGGTTTCAACACCTGGAATGTCAGTAGGGATAAGTGCACAAGTAATGCCTAGTTCTTCTTTATCACCTAATAAGTGATCAGGGTCGCGTAGTTTAAACGCTAGACCAAGTACAGTAGCAACAGGTGCTAAAGTAATGTAGCGCTTGTTCCACGTTAGCTTCATACCAAGAACTTCTTCGCCTTGGAATTCACCTTTACATACCACGCCGAAATCTGGGATTGAGCCAGCATCACTGCCTGCTTCAGGGCTAGTGAGTGCAAAACATGGCACTTCTAAACCTTGAGCTAAACGGGGTAGATAATGATCTTGCTGCTCTTTAGTACCATAGTGCTGTAATAACTCACCAGGGCCTAACGAGTTAGGAACACCCACTGTTGAGGCAAGTTCGCTACTCACACCAGCAAGTTTTTGTAATACACAAGATTGAGCATAAGCAGAATATTCTAAACCGCCATACTTCTTCTTAATGATCATCGCGAAGAAACCGTTATCTTTTAAGAATTGCCATACATCTTGTGGCAAGTCACCTAGCACATGCGACACTTCGTGTTGATTGAGCATTTTACATACTTCTTCAACCGGTCCGTCTATGAATGCTTGCTCATCAGCAGTTAAACGCGCTTTAGGATAGTTGTGTAATTTGCTCCAGTTAGGGTTACCTGCAAATAAATCTGCTTCCCACCACGTTGTACCTGCTTCAATGGCTTCTTTTTCAGTAGAAGACATCTCTGGCATGATACCGCGATACACTTTTATCAGTGGACGACTGATAAAATTCTGTCTGAATGATTTGATGTTTAGTGGCAGAGCAATGACAAGGAAAACAATCCATGTTATTACACTAATAATGTCCAAAGTGCTACCGACAACTAACACAATCGCCGCAGCAATTGTTGTAGATAATAACGATACCCGCAGGTATGCCATGGCGCCGAGCACAAAGATCATCGCGATGATCCAAAGTAGGGTGGTCAATGTACTTCTCCTTAAAGCTATTTATGTAGACAAAATAGCTTATTTATTATTGATCTCATTCACAAGAATGAACGTGGTCAGACCTGTGTCACGTAAAAGTTAACCTTATGGGGCCTCGAATACAAGTGTTTTTCAAACAATTGTTTAAATATTTGTGTGTCTGAAATGTTCCACTCAATTAGCTTAGTAGTTACAATACGTTCTTCAAAAGTGTTTAGCTCAATATAGCAACATAAAAGGCAAGGCTAATGTGTGAATTACTGGCGATGAGTGCCAATGTGCCAACGGATATTGTTTTTAGTTTTACCGGCTTAGCTGAACGCGGTGGCGTTACTGGTCCTCATGTTGATGGCTGGGGAATTACTTTCTATGAAGGTAAAGGTAACCGTACTTTTAAAGATGCTTGTCCTAGCAGTAAGTCACATATTGCCGAACTTATTAAGTCATATCCGATTAAAAGTGAAATCGTGATAAGTCATATTCGCCAAGCTAATCGAGGTTGTGTGTCCTTGGTCAATACTCACCCATTTAGTCGTGAGCTATGGGGCCGTTATTGGACTTATGCGCACAATGGCCAATTAACCGATTATCAATCCACTTTTTCAGTGTCACGTTTTCAGCCTGTTGGCGATACTGACAGTGAACTGGCTTTTTGCTGGATATTGGAATCAGTGGTTAATAAGTTTGGAGAGTATGAACCTGAAAACATGAATGAAGTGTTTCAGTATATAAGCCTGCTCGCAGATGAAATAAGACAATTAGGTGTGTTTAATATGTTGTTGAGCAATGGCATAGACTTAATGACCTATTGCACTAACAACCTATGTCACATCACTCGCCGTGCTCCATTTGGACAAGCTACCTTGATTGATACCAATGTAGTTATCGATTTTAGTCAAGAAACCACGCCAAATGACGTGGTGACTGTGATTGCGACTAGACCATTAACCAATAATGAAAATTGGGTTGTTTTACAACCAGGTGAGTGGAAGTTATTCCGTAAAGGCGAGTTAATCAACA
The nucleotide sequence above comes from Shewanella sp. Arc9-LZ. Encoded proteins:
- a CDS encoding PaaI family thioesterase produces the protein MIMKQLTGLQLMQAMLNGDIPAPSITQTIPMKAIEVSEGAVTFEAHADDRHLNPMGGVHGGFAATVMDTVTACAVHSSLPAGVSYSTIDLNIKMVRPVPQNQRLIAKGSLMNLSKSLGISEGTLTTEAGKLLATATATCLILRP
- the fadE gene encoding acyl-CoA dehydrogenase FadE encodes the protein MTTLLWIIAMIFVLGAMAYLRVSLLSTTIAAAIVLVVGSTLDIISVITWIVFLVIALPLNIKSFRQNFISRPLIKVYRGIMPEMSSTEKEAIEAGTTWWEADLFAGNPNWSKLHNYPKARLTADEQAFIDGPVEEVCKMLNQHEVSHVLGDLPQDVWQFLKDNGFFAMIIKKKYGGLEYSAYAQSCVLQKLAGVSSELASTVGVPNSLGPGELLQHYGTKEQQDHYLPRLAQGLEVPCFALTSPEAGSDAGSIPDFGVVCKGEFQGEEVLGMKLTWNKRYITLAPVATVLGLAFKLRDPDHLLGDKEELGITCALIPTDIPGVETGRRHFPLNCMFQNGPTRGNEVFVPLSFIIGGPEMAGQGWRMLVECLSVGRGITLPSNSAGGVKTAAVATGAYARIRRQFKLPIGKLEGIEEPMARIGGNAYLMDAVATLTTTAIDLGEKPSVVSAIVKFHLTDRMQKCIIDAMDIHGGKGVCLGPNNYLGRGYQAAPIAITVEGANILTRSMIIYGQGAIRCHPYVLAEMESAFDTDANRGLANFDAAIFGHIGFATSNFIRSFWMGITSSRFSNSPYSDKTKRYYQQMNRFSANLALLSDLAMATLGGNLKRKERISARLGDLLSQLYLTSATLKRYEDDGRLTEDLPLVQWAVEDSLYKLQDSLDDLLNNFPMGLGIALRAVIFPFGRPIKRPSDVLDHKVAKIMQTPCASRDRLGKGQFWTASEFNAVGIQEQTFKDILAAEPLYDKVCKAAGKRLPFMWLDKVAAEGKALGVLSDSEIALLERAEIGRLKSINVDDFDTDELRAQLAPKAKQEKAA
- a CDS encoding class II glutamine amidotransferase encodes the protein MCELLAMSANVPTDIVFSFTGLAERGGVTGPHVDGWGITFYEGKGNRTFKDACPSSKSHIAELIKSYPIKSEIVISHIRQANRGCVSLVNTHPFSRELWGRYWTYAHNGQLTDYQSTFSVSRFQPVGDTDSELAFCWILESVVNKFGEYEPENMNEVFQYISLLADEIRQLGVFNMLLSNGIDLMTYCTNNLCHITRRAPFGQATLIDTNVVIDFSQETTPNDVVTVIATRPLTNNENWVVLQPGEWKLFRKGELINS